A window of Syngnathus typhle isolate RoL2023-S1 ecotype Sweden linkage group LG9, RoL_Styp_1.0, whole genome shotgun sequence genomic DNA:
TTCACCACATTTGATTCTCATTACACACCTGAGGCCCAACACTGCCGACCACACTGTCAAACTGCAAACACAGGGAAGACAGTCAAATATAGTGGATACCTCCAATCTTTGGTGACTTTGCTTTACATTGTCCGACGGTCGGTAGACCATCTGTCCCGGCGATCCTGGTGGGCCCGGCGGTCCGGGGACTCCATTTCCATCACGGCCCGGTTCACCCTGAAACAAAGCGCCCGTGCAGGTGAGATAATCACAAAGTCGTAGAAGAGTACAAACACAAGACGGCGTTTATCGCTGGAGAAATGATAGTCACCCGCTCTCCTCTGTCGCCTCGGTCACCCTTCGCTCCCTGGAACATTTAAGAATCAAACAGCAGACGTCAAGGAAGCAAACAAACGCATACTCCAgtccaaaaagatgaaagaCCTGAATTCCGGGGAAGCCGTCCAATCCCGGTTGGCCGTCTCTTCCTTCGGGACCCTGGCTGCCCTTCTGAGCCACCAGGCCCGGCAAGCCCGGTTTACCCTGCCAGGATTCAAGTTGGAGTGTGTGGAGAATAGGATGGGGCCATAAAGTTACTTACCGGAAGTCCCGGCAGGCCAGGTGGACCCTAAGGGCACACATTTGATTGAGTCAAAACATTTTCCACTTTTGCATTTACTGCCACCAAATGAGGGCGGGTGGGCGATTATCCAGTTTGCTGTTGAGCGAAGCTTTGATTCGGATTCTATTTTTGAACTGGGTCAGCTTGAGTCACAAATTGCAACAAGTGGACTCAGAACCACATTTGGATGCTCTCTTTACAATTAGTCCGCTGTTTGTCTAGTAGTCTCCGAGACCATTCCAATTTCTGTTCAGAAAATATTTCATGGCCTAGAAGAACGATTTGGATGCGTTGGTTGAAATGCAGTAGGCGGCTGACCTGTCTTCCTTCAGGTCCTCGGGCACCAGGGAGCCCATTTGAGAAAATGCCACCGGATCCCTCCATGTCGTCCTTCAAACAAGGACAAACCATTCAAACGTTGGCGCTAGAATATTTTCATTTagccagccactttttggaATCCACTTATGTTGTTTGGCGAGAACTTACAAACCCAACACGGTATCTTGGTCCGGGTGGCCCGGCAGGTCCAGGTGGCCCGGCTGGTCCCATCGGTCCGGGTAATCCGGCCAACCCAGGCTCCCCTGTTGGTCCGGGTAAACCCGAATCCCCTTGAGCTCCCTGTGGAATGGACAGAAAAAGATACAGAAAAAACAGGGAATGATtccaggaaggaaaaaaatggcaGCCGGCTGAAAACCATGAACTTCAAATAGATGGTTGGATCAATGATAGGAATGAACTAAATCTTTACCTTCTGTCCAACTGGTCCCGCATGACCGAGCACACCAGAGTCACCctagaataaaagagaatattaCAAATAATGTTAGCATTAAATAAATTCATCAAGGGAAGAATGCGTGAAATGACCTTTTCTCCTTTGGGACCAGGCGATCCAGGATTGCCATCAACGCCCGGTAAACCAGGCAAGCCCTGCAGGCCACAAGTTCACGTCACGGGCGGATCGTCAAAACCAGGGGATTCTAAAAGCAATGTGTCGCCGCTTACAGGTTGGCCATCTTGTCCCGGCGGTCCGACTCCTCCCGAACTCGATGCCGTGTTTGCCGCGGCAAGACCGGGAACACCGGGTGGGCCGGGTGGTCCCGGTGGGCCCGGCAGTCCCTTCAACAAAAAGCAACACCAAATGACGTATCAATGCGGCACAACTGAGGAATAGCAGAAAGAAATCCCGGTAAGACTTTTGCTCGCTTACCCGAACTGATTCCAGATCAGGGAATCCCGAGCCTTCCATGTCCACATAAGTCTACGGGACGTCCATTGTAAAGTTACATAGGCGCAATCAATGAACGTGCTCGTAACTGGAGATGCACTCACAGATCTGGTTCCCGGGCCGGGTGGTCCTGGAGGGCCCCTGGGACCAGGCTGACCATCGCCGCGCTCTCCCTGCGCGCATCACTCCCATTAGAGTCCCGGGCCAGACTTCATGACCACTCCTTAGCCCTTCAGCTTACCTTCTCTCCTTTCAGCCCAGGATCGCCGGGGGTTCCTGGGAAGCCCGGGGGTCCGGCGGCACCCTGAATTGAGAGACGATGAAGGGAAGATGCCAAATATGCTGTGCAGGTTGTTGAAAGCAACTCACCTTTTTTCCATCTTCACCAGGATCGCCCTGTGGAATTAGACAGGCAGAGATGAGTCCACTGGCCACATACCAGTTGGCCCCATCATTGTGATGGGAAATGGACTCGTTCATCGTTTGTATACAAATAGTTGTGTCGCTTAGAAAAACTGTTTACACAGCTATCAGagcgagtttttttttcttccaaactcACTGGTTCTCCGTCTTCTCCCGGTTGACCCTGGGCACCGGGGGCACCCGGTGGTCCTCGAGCACCAGGAACGCAGGAAGCGTCGGAGCCTTCTTTGCACACGGTTACGTCTGCTGCCGGTCCCGGAGGCCCCGGGAGGCCAGGGCGCCCGGGTTCTCCCTTCTTTCCTTGGTAGCCAAAACCTGCGTtgccctagaaaacaaaaaggctcaagcttgttagcattagcaagcAGGTGCAAACTAAAGATTCAACTCACCTTTGCTCCCTTTTCTCCAGGTTCTCCCTGAAGAAGGATGAAGAAGAAAACAGCAATGTCATGAAGGTTTTTCTTAAATGCACAAGGTTGATCAACATCCGCCAAGGTCAAATTCAATTGGAGGTGACACGTCAATTATACATGACAACATTACAATATCCTGACATTTGTGTTGACCAAAACTATCAAGCACAGTTGCTAAAAAAGAGAAATGCTGTGAGGTTCCCGCACCTTCCCCCCTGAAACTCCGCCCTGCGATCTGCTGTCTCCGGCATCCCCTTTGGGCCCCACTGCACCACGCTCCCCTTTTTCTCCTCGCTCGCCTTTCTCTCCTGTGGCCCCAACCGATCCTGAAGGGACACCAAAAACACAATCGGATCATGTGGAGTCTTCTCAAAGGAGACCAAGCCCAAGTGAGGTCAAGTGTAATCTGCTGGGAAACGTTCATGAAGAGTGCAACAATCGTCATATCCACTAGATGGTGAGCTTCGCCAGCAAGTACGTAAGTCGGTTGCCGGGCGGGCGGGTGCTGTGTGAAGTTGTGTGTCAGCTCGCTCACCTGCGTGTCTCACAGCCGACGTCTCCTCTTGCCTGGCGACCGGCGGTTGCTGAATGGGCCTCAACGCAGGCGGCGCCGTCTGCTGCTCATGTAAAAACACGGTCCATCTATCACTCACTGATAATCTTACATGATGAGTCAGCATTAACGCCCAAGCCCCACTGCGATCAAACTATTGTTCCCCCATATGCGCAGTTTGTCCTAATGCCTCTTAAGACCTTTCATGCAGTGGGGATGTCATTCATGCACGGTTTGCTCTCCAATCCGACAAACGCACAGAATGAACCAGAATTGTTTTGTTGGAAGCAGCTTTATGGATGCAAATAGCCCCCAAATGCACCAGGCAGGAGTGGGAAGCAACAGGAGCAACCCATGACTCATTTCAGCTCCTTTGTGGAAAAATGGGGATGCGAGGAAATGATCGAGCCCACCCACCCACGCCCACCCTgccttgcaaacacacacacacacaaatatgttGTTCTTCACCTATGGCGTTCCTCCATTGTCATCTGCAAAGAATGTACATAAAAGAGCGTGCAGCCCAAGCGAGCAACGTGGAGCTCTGGGTGATAATTAACCAGTTGTCTTCGGGCCCCCCCCTGGCCCCTGGCGTCGCATAGCAACTGCTACGCTAAGAATTCCACGCAACAATTATTGACTCTAACTTGATGATAAGCCACTCAGCCGTGCATTCGTCATAACAGGGGGCCTGAAATGAGCTGTTGAAGCGCATGACCTCCAAAGTTTCAAAGCAGACGTCCGGTTTCCTTGGTGAAAGAGATCCCACAGCGTGAATGCAAGTTTACACTCTTGCTCATTGCGGTCACTACACATACGTAGTCGTGAGAGCatactggtgttttttttctcgtctTCAAATGATGTCCGATTTGACGGAAAATCAATCATCGCCTGACGTCAGTCACATGCGAGGAGGACACGAATGACATTGTCAAGGATGTCATGGGAAACGCATCCTCGGGACAAATTCCCGCATGACAAAATGGAAAGTTTGACTGAACTCCCCTCATCGTGTTGCATTTGCCCTAACACGCCCGACCGACCGAGTTGTACAGACTGGAGAAGTTCCAGTGCCTGAGAACAGACATCACGGTAGGCGGGTTATTTGGTAGCAGCTGTTATCTTCAATAGCACCTTTGCTCATATGAATGCTAGTAAACTGGCCAGAGGGAAAACTCACAGGTAAAAGTGACTCTGAATCAATGCAGAATTGTCTAGACATGAGGAATTTCTGCAAGCATAGCAGCCCCGCCCACTACACGCATGTGTGTGCAGTGGCATGGGGGACTTGTTACTTATCTTTCCAGGGTGGGAAGACATGAGTGAGTGTTGGTGGAATTTGACGGTGTGACAATGTGAACAAGACACAAAGCAGGGAGTTGGTGACAAGATGAAATCAAtataaatcaaaaaaaaaaattaaaaaaagattttggcaTGGAAATTAGCAAGTGGAGTCCCACAGGGTTTTGTACTGGGACCACTTATTTGCTAGACTTTTTTGGCACTATTTATCTTGTATGTGGATTTTCTGCATTTATGcccaaagcaaattttgacttaGGCCTTAGGTCTCAACAGGCCTCAGACATGAAGCAAAGCTAAGCTCAATCAAAAGACAAGTCAGCAAAAAAGGCAGACCATGACAGCGAGATTGTCTGGCCAACGAAGCAATTTTCATCTCTTCTGCATATCAAACCAAAGCGGGTCCTTACCGTCCAGGTGTGTTTTCCCATGGATGGTTTCAACCGTCTGCCTTCCGCATCACCGCTTCCGTCTCCCGAGCTCTgagacagacaaacacacacaacgcaTTTCCTTTTTGGACCATTTGAAGGCCTTGCACATGTGCAAAACAAATGCTCCCTCATCTGGAAAGTGGCACGGCCATTGCCACCTGCTTGTAAATATGTGACACGCTCCTACTGGGGCGCCGAAAGTCACTTTGTCAAAGATGTTGTTTCCCCTGGAAAACAGCTGTGAGTGAGGCCATGATTTGCAACCATCCTGTAATCACAAGCCTGTCATTTCAACTCGGAATGTGCCCTCCTCCCGAGTGGAATACAAACAACACGTGAGGCTCGCTTGACAAGCCGTCCGTTAGACCTTCAACCGGGACGGTCGTGCTTTGAGTGCTCCACGCAGGTTAAACAGCTGCCAAGAtcaatggcggcctgcggcgaGGCACCGACCGTGACAAGAATGCCGCAAGACTGTCAAAAGCTGCAAGTGGAACTCAAAATGAAGCAATGAAGGAGGCCAAGACAGGGGCACGCTGGCAAAAAAATTGGCCATTAGCATAGCAAAAGTAGAAAAGACAAAACGGACACATTTTGTGCATTGTTTTGATGGAGACAATTACGAGTACATTTAGAAACTATTCACCTTCATCGACAACTTGTTCCAAATCATATACGTACGTTGAGACCTGTCATTTGCCATCAGTGATTGGATAGAAAAGAAATAGTTTGGGGACTCAccatgtcgtcgtcgtcgtcgtcgtcgtcatcgtcttCTTCGCAATGCCTCTCGGCCGCACGGGGGTCTCCCACCACCCTCAGCTCGCTGATCACGCCCTGGTTGAAAAAGGCCaaattaataataagaataaaatcaaaataaacaagCAAAATTCACGGAACAACTAATTGTCCACACACGGcacgacaaaaaaagaaaatgccacTTGACAATTTATTGCCAACGTTTGACTTAGCAGTAGAAGTTGCCAATGTCTCCGCCGTGAACTGAACTTGAACTGAACTTGCTGCGAGACCACCTTTGGGTGCAAGCTTTTAGCGGCCAAGGCTAAGGAGCGGCTTAACAAGCCGGTCCTGCAGATGTCCGGGTCAAACGAGGTGCCGCAAACAAATGAAAGGGGTTAATTAGACGGCCACGCCGAGAACCTCCAATTACCCGCACGCACACAACGTTTGGGCGGCTGCCGAGATGTCGCCCCACGCTTAAGATCAGGCTAATTTGAGCAATGAAATCAAATGAGGAATTCAGCTGCAACGTCTCCCACGCTTGATTTGATCCCCTGCGCCTCGTTTGGATTAGCCCTCTTCATATTCCAAATCCCGCATTGCAACAGAATTTTTTTCTACGTACCAGGAACTTGTTTGGATCCGAGCCTCCGGCCTGCCCGATAAAGACCCCGGCGCCTGCTTCCAGCGCCATCTCATCAGGGGACCTTTCGATGCGTTGGACTTGAGGATCTATGTTGCAGTTGAGGTAGAACATGACCTTGTCGTCCTTCACCGCGAGAGCAAAACGGGTCCAGGTGTCCCTCAGAGAAGGGACGGTGAACCTGGCGGCCTCGTAGGACAGCTCAGAGTCGGGCTCCGTGTAGTACAGGATGACGTTCTGGTTCCCGCCCTGCACGGGTGACAGTTTGACGCCCACATACATGATCTTCTGCGTGGCGTCCGTGACGGAGAAGATCACGCCGCCCCGATCGGACGTAGGCTTCAAGTTGAAGATGAGGGAAAAGTCCCGGTAGAACGGGCTGGGCAGGTGGGCGCGAGCCAACTGGCCCGTGTTGACTTCGGGGCCAAACACGTAGCCGGGAGTGGAGTCAGGCCCGTAAACTCGTGCGATGTCACTTGGAGGAGGATCCCCGATCAGCTGCAGGAGGGTGACGCCGCCGTCTTCTAGAAGGAAGGGAAAACGTGGACGTGAAAACACGCAAAAGGCTTgctggaagggagggagggagggagggagggaaataGGCAGGGAGATAGGCAGGGAGGGCAGCGTGCCAGGCAGGGCACAAGGTTAGAGTCGtttttagtagctggttagtATTGTCGTGTGTCTGATGGAAGATCACCAAAGCATTTTCAAACGGAGAAAGAATGACAAGGGAACACAATCTACATCGTCAAGACCGACGAGACACGTGAAGAGTTCTCCATAACGTAAATACGTACGGACCCTCATTGGTTTGGAGCGAGATTATGTATAAGTTTGATTTTGCAAGGTACATAAATGTAACCATGCCAAGATACAAACGGTGTCTTTTGAACTAATTCAGCCAAACAAGCCCAGTTTGATGGAAACCAAAGCAAATCTAGGGCTTTTCTCTGACATCCATTTTTTGCCCCGAGACAAAAGTAAAGAAAGTCCCTGATGTCTACCGAGTGACACTGCGCCATTGTTCGCAGTCCATCAACTGGGCCCCATGCACCTATGACCtcattcctccctccctccctctccctccctggGCGACTGGTGACTGACGACATCATAAACGAAGCGGGCTTAAGCTAACAAAATATTCCCAGAGCACGGTGTGTATGTGTCTGACATCCGACTTCAGACCAACTTGTAGTACTTATTACAAACACGGATGCCTGCCGGTGTTTTGACAAAACACGCTTTGACACGGGACATCACTCGAAGATTCTCATTCTTTGAAGACAAGCTTTGGTTTACCGCCCGGCGACTGGTTTTCAGGCTTCGCTGGCGGGTTCAAAGGCTCCCCGCCGCTTCATGTGCTGGAGATCAGTGGAGCTTTGTTGAGATCCTAACACGCAAGGTGTTTGGCCCGACCCGGGGGTCCCGCTTTGCTTTGTGCTCGACAACCCACGACACAAGGCTGAATATTCCGGCATGCTGTTCCGAAAGCAAACTTTTCCGTCGGCGCTGGCAAAGAAACAAGTTGAGCCTTTGAAAGACAGCGAGGAAGGCAACTTTACATTGTCTGAACAACTGAATGTTTCATCAACATGTTTTTTCTCCCACAAGATAGCCAACACGAGAGACGCCAAGTAAGCCATTAGCATTTTTACGGCATTCTTGCATTCTCAAGAACCTTTGTTAACCAATGACACAAACCCCACCCCCCGAGGTCAGTGAATGGACTAGCGCCAGGTTTATGGTGCTCGTTTGTCGTGTCGCTAAAGACTCTTCCTTTTCTGACGACTTTCAAAGATGGCGCATCCCCCAATGAAGAAAGGTTGCATGCAGCCTGAGAGTCCACCTTTGGGCTTGTGTGTAATCCATGGAAAAGCCTTCAATCATCTGGAAAGCCTTTGGGTTGTCATATCCCACAGACCTTCTGACATGGACAATATTGCTTTCAGATCAGATCAGCCTCGGGTACACGACTTCCTCAGTTCTCAGAGAGTCTAACACGAGCCCTGGGATAAGATGACTTTCTGGCAACTAAAAGCTCCGACTGCACTGTGCCCATAAGTAGCACCCCTCTGAGAGCCGGTCCAAAGCAAACACAAATAAAGACGCTTGTTGGCGTTTTTGTCGAGCGATCCGATCTCAATCTTTGTTCAATGGATCCTTGGGCTTTTCAAATTGCTGGGAGAATGTCCAGCCAGAGCCGCCTGGCAACTAAATATATAAGCACATGGAGACTTTCCGCTAAGAACAAAGATGGGCCACTGAGTTTAATGGGCCAGATATGTTTAGTTTTTTATTAAGAAAGGTCTGCATGTACCTGGAGACCAAGACATGAACGGCTTTCCAACGAACAACCAGATGTAATCATGTCCAAGTCGAAACATCCTGTCTGACAATCCCCACCAGAGTAAACAGATCACATTCACAGATTTTTCTTTACATGCCATCACATGGCTGAATATTTCTGCGCTCATAAGTCTCCCACATCCATGTTTGTGCTTGGTGGCCCCATATCTGCTCACATTCTAAGATGATAGGCTGTAATTAAATGCTCTTGGGAGGTGGTTATTAAGGCCCCGAAGAGGAGAATGTACTCCTCGCATCTCCACAGCGGTTGTAAACTTATGGTTGTTTCCATCTTTCCAAGCAGTCATCGATAACTGACAAACTTGAGTTGCCATAAAACCTGCGCAGCATTTCATATGAAGAACTACTTAGTTTGTCAGCACAACAAGCTGTGAGAAAGATAGCGATGCTGTAAAAAGACCTACTGATATCAAGTGAAGGAGGAAGGCGTGGCCGCAGTGGTTTAAAGGCATCACGGAAACACATTGCAAAACCTGCCACTAAACATCTCAATCACTGTCTTACTTTTAATGAGTGGCATGCGTGATTTTCATCCAGCAGATACGTGTATGTTTCATTGGATTAAGATTACGACCATCAATCAATTGTATCTCCAAATGCGATTACAGTCGCGTGCCACGGATGAACCCGGACGGCTCGTCATCACCATGGGCCATTATTTCAAAGCAGGATCTATTTCTAACAGCCAAAGACAGCTCAGCTGCACTCTCAACTTGCAGACGTCCAACAGAAAGCTTCGGTCATGCATTGACATACGATGAATCGGACACGCGGTTGTAGATCTTACgtcatgtgtgtgtgatttCAATGGACAAGGGAACACAagcatgcacacaaaaaaaaaactgcttgcaaggCTTGCATGCTTTCATAGAATGGCAATCCCGTAAACAGCAATGTGTGCAGTACTCCTCCTCTCCACAAGGGGGGCTCCCGGGTGAGGTGGGGCGGAATCTGTGAAGCGTGTGTCAATTGGGTCATAACTGCAGACAAACTAGGAAGGTAGGGCTTTTCAAAACTGGTACCTTTGCAAATAAAAACCGACAAGCACCGATACCCATCATCCTCGTCTTCTGGAAGTTGGTGGCACTCCACAGGGAGTCGTCCCTCGTCCAGGAGCGTCCAGCAACTGTCCCTTAAACCTTCACAAAAGCTTCGGCAAGGCAACACCGGAGTGCCGCACTTTGGCAGCGACAGGAGACAGAAGAACTCCTCCAAACCACGGTGGCACTTGGACCTCAACAACCAAGCCCAGTCGTTGAGGAAGACTTGGATTTGATCCAAGTCGGTCTGGTTGAGATGATTAGGCACAACAAAGCTTTTGCCAAGCATGGATGAGCAAAATGGAAGAGAAGTATCCACCAATAAGCAACGGTGGCTTTTGCTAATTGTCAAGGCTATGTTGCCTTTTGCCGGCGTCCGACGATCAGCAGCTACAAAGGCGTGAGCGCCCTTGAACGGACTTTGCGATGTTTGCGTTGAAGGACGGCTAGGCGTGACAACCCGGTTTGGAAG
This region includes:
- the col18a1a gene encoding collagen type XVIII alpha 1 chain a isoform X1, which gives rise to MMRCSAGLERFLCCFLVFARQAATQWPEDGGVTLLQLIGDPPPSDIARVYGPDSTPGYVFGPEVNTGQLARAHLPSPFYRDFSLIFNLKPTSDRGGVIFSVTDATQKIMYVGVKLSPVQGGNQNVILYYTEPDSELSYEAARFTVPSLRDTWTRFALAVKDDKVMFYLNCNIDPQVQRIERSPDEMALEAGAGVFIGQAGGSDPNKFLGVISELRVVGDPRAAERHCEEDDDDDDDDDDMSSGDGSGDAEGRRLKPSMGKHTWTQTAPPALRPIQQPPVARQEETSAVRHAGSVGATGEKGERGEKGERGAVGPKGDAGDSRSQGGVSGGKGEPGEKGAKGNAGFGYQGKKGEPGRPGLPGPPGPAADVTVCKEGSDASCVPGARGPPGAPGAQGQPGEDGEPGDPGEDGKKGAAGPPGFPGTPGDPGLKGEKGERGDGQPGPRGPPGPPGPGTRSTYVDMEGSGFPDLESVRGLPGPPGPPGPPGVPGLAAANTASSSGGVGPPGQDGQPGLPGLPGVDGNPGSPGPKGEKGDSGVLGHAGPVGQKGAQGDSGLPGPTGEPGLAGLPGPMGPAGPPGPAGPPGPRYRVGFDDMEGSGGIFSNGLPGARGPEGRQGPPGLPGLPGKPGLPGLVAQKGSQGPEGRDGQPGLDGFPGIQGAKGDRGDRGERGEPGRDGNGVPGPPGPPGSPGQMVYRPSDNFDSVVGSVGPQGGGGVVGRAGFPGPMGPKGDTGDPGPPGYGFKGEKGEPGVVVGPDGGPLFSTALKGDRGSPGPVGPLGPYGPQGIKGEIGMPGRPGRPGVNGYKGEKGEPSSGFGYPGVPGPPGPPGPPGPSSPLDRFHYDGTSRNYPAVKGEKGERGLPGVPGTVSDFDIHTFKNELKGEHGDPGVKGEKGEPGGYYDPRFGGPQGPPGKPGLPGPKGDSIRGPPGPQGPPGQAGIGYDGRPGPPGPPGPPGPATSPSLPGAFWPSQTANVPGPPGPPGPPGSPGHSSGITVLRSYDTMLATARRQAEGSLVYILDKADLYLRVRGGLRQVMLGDYQPFFRDLENEVAELQPPPVISYPQSHGQSNGAGHYSQSVSATRPVEPPSRSPPEPRYPPRYDPRFQDQRHSGQTDGGRATAQAEDRRPVTPQRPLAHPSLHLDKSGQGLHLIALNAPQSGNMRGIRGADFLCFQQARAVGLKGTFRAFLSSKLQDLYTIVRRSDRDTLPIVNLKDQVLFDSWESIFGDQASQMRNNVPIYSFDGRDILRDSAWPHKLVWHGSSDRGQRQTDHYCETWRAGEQAVTGLASPLSGGRLLQRHSRSCSNAHIVLCIENASTLHSQA
- the col18a1a gene encoding collagen type XVIII alpha 1 chain a isoform X2; translated protein: MMRCSAGLERFLCCFLVFARQAATQWPDGGVTLLQLIGDPPPSDIARVYGPDSTPGYVFGPEVNTGQLARAHLPSPFYRDFSLIFNLKPTSDRGGVIFSVTDATQKIMYVGVKLSPVQGGNQNVILYYTEPDSELSYEAARFTVPSLRDTWTRFALAVKDDKVMFYLNCNIDPQVQRIERSPDEMALEAGAGVFIGQAGGSDPNKFLGVISELRVVGDPRAAERHCEEDDDDDDDDDDMSSGDGSGDAEGRRLKPSMGKHTWTQTAPPALRPIQQPPVARQEETSAVRHAGSVGATGEKGERGEKGERGAVGPKGDAGDSRSQGGVSGGKGEPGEKGAKGNAGFGYQGKKGEPGRPGLPGPPGPAADVTVCKEGSDASCVPGARGPPGAPGAQGQPGEDGEPGDPGEDGKKGAAGPPGFPGTPGDPGLKGEKGERGDGQPGPRGPPGPPGPGTRSTYVDMEGSGFPDLESVRGLPGPPGPPGPPGVPGLAAANTASSSGGVGPPGQDGQPGLPGLPGVDGNPGSPGPKGEKGDSGVLGHAGPVGQKGAQGDSGLPGPTGEPGLAGLPGPMGPAGPPGPAGPPGPRYRVGFDDMEGSGGIFSNGLPGARGPEGRQGPPGLPGLPGKPGLPGLVAQKGSQGPEGRDGQPGLDGFPGIQGAKGDRGDRGERGEPGRDGNGVPGPPGPPGSPGQMVYRPSDNFDSVVGSVGPQGGGGVVGRAGFPGPMGPKGDTGDPGPPGYGFKGEKGEPGVVVGPDGGPLFSTALKGDRGSPGPVGPLGPYGPQGIKGEIGMPGRPGRPGVNGYKGEKGEPSSGFGYPGVPGPPGPPGPPGPSSPLDRFHYDGTSRNYPAVKGEKGERGLPGVPGTVSDFDIHTFKNELKGEHGDPGVKGEKGEPGGYYDPRFGGPQGPPGKPGLPGPKGDSIRGPPGPQGPPGQAGIGYDGRPGPPGPPGPPGPATSPSLPGAFWPSQTANVPGPPGPPGPPGSPGHSSGITVLRSYDTMLATARRQAEGSLVYILDKADLYLRVRGGLRQVMLGDYQPFFRDLENEVAELQPPPVISYPQSHGQSNGAGHYSQSVSATRPVEPPSRSPPEPRYPPRYDPRFQDQRHSGQTDGGRATAQAEDRRPVTPQRPLAHPSLHLDKSGQGLHLIALNAPQSGNMRGIRGADFLCFQQARAVGLKGTFRAFLSSKLQDLYTIVRRSDRDTLPIVNLKDQVLFDSWESIFGDQASQMRNNVPIYSFDGRDILRDSAWPHKLVWHGSSDRGQRQTDHYCETWRAGEQAVTGLASPLSGGRLLQRHSRSCSNAHIVLCIENASTLHSQA
- the col18a1a gene encoding collagen type XVIII alpha 1 chain a isoform X3 — translated: MMRCSAGLERFLCCFLVFARQAATQWPEDGGVTLLQLIGDPPPSDIARVYGPDSTPGYVFGPEVNTGQLARAHLPSPFYRDFSLIFNLKPTSDRGGVIFSVTDATQKIMYVGVKLSPVQGGNQNVILYYTEPDSELSYEAARFTVPSLRDTWTRFALAVKDDKVMFYLNCNIDPQVQRIERSPDEMALEAGAGVFIGQAGGSDPNKFLGVISELRVVGDPRAAERHCEEDDDDDDDDDDMSSGDGSGDAEGRRLKPSMGKHTWTQTAPPALRPIQQPPVARQEETSAVRHAGSVGATGEKGERGEKGERGAVGPKGDAGDSRSQGGVSGGKGEPGEKGAKGNAGFGYQGKKGEPGRPGLPGPPGPAADVTVCKEGSDASCVPGARGPPGAPGAQGQPGEDGEPGDPGEDGKKGAAGPPGFPGTPGDPGLKGEKGERGDGQPGPRGPPGPPGPGTRSTYVDMEGSGFPDLESVRGLPGPPGPPGPPGVPGLAAANTASSSGGVGPPGQDGQPGLPGLPGVDGNPGSPGPKGEKGDSGVLGHAGPVGQKGAQGDSGLPGPTGEPGLAGLPGPMGPAGPPGPAGPPGPRYRVGFDDMEGSGGIFSNGLPGARGPEGRQGPPGLPGLPGKPGLPGLVAQKGSQGPEGRDGQPGLDGFPGIQGAKGDRGDRGERGEPGRDGNGVPGPPGPPGSPGQMVYRPSDNVKQSHQRLEGGGGVVGRAGFPGPMGPKGDTGDPGPPGYGFKGEKGEPGVVVGPDGGPLFSTALKGDRGSPGPVGPLGPYGPQGIKGEIGMPGRPGRPGVNGYKGEKGEPSSGFGYPGVPGPPGPPGPPGPSSPLDRFHYDGTSRNYPAVKGEKGERGLPGVPGTVSDFDIHTFKNELKGEHGDPGVKGEKGEPGGYYDPRFGGPQGPPGKPGLPGPKGDSIRGPPGPQGPPGQAGIGYDGRPGPPGPPGPPGPATSPSLPGAFWPSQTANVPGPPGPPGPPGSPGHSSGITVLRSYDTMLATARRQAEGSLVYILDKADLYLRVRGGLRQVMLGDYQPFFRDLENEVAELQPPPVISYPQSHGQSNGAGHYSQSVSATRPVEPPSRSPPEPRYPPRYDPRFQDQRHSGQTDGGRATAQAEDRRPVTPQRPLAHPSLHLDKSGQGLHLIALNAPQSGNMRGIRGADFLCFQQARAVGLKGTFRAFLSSKLQDLYTIVRRSDRDTLPIVNLKDQVLFDSWESIFGDQASQMRNNVPIYSFDGRDILRDSAWPHKLVWHGSSDRGQRQTDHYCETWRAGEQAVTGLASPLSGGRLLQRHSRSCSNAHIVLCIENASTLHSQA